Proteins from a genomic interval of Aureimonas sp. AU20:
- the cobT gene encoding cobaltochelatase subunit CobT has protein sequence MARPGDNSAKGQRPKTPDREPFRRAVAGCMRAISGDAELEVTYGNERPGLTGERARLPELPKRAGQTEVAVVRGLSDAMALRKARHDARIHATLSPDGRGARAVFDAVEQARCEAIGANAMPGVADNLASMLEDKYLRTNLSEVTDRAEAPLEDAVALLVREHLTGRPVPASARAIVDVWRDWIDEKAGAKFERLGETIEDQRLFARALRDMLVSMEMAEELADEADESDEETPEEAGDNQSRDQEDSGAEKEAGQDEAEPQEAEGEAESEDASEAETSEQTSDEPTEEEDVDSETPGESRRPNQALPRDVGDTDYQVFDESFDETVGAEELCDEAELDRLRSFLDKQLASLQGAVGRLANRLQRRLMAQQNRSWDFDLEEGYLDTARLTRLVTDPLQPLSFKMERDTDFRDTIVTLLIDNSGSMRGRPITVAATCADILARTLERCGVKVEVLGFTTRAWKGGQSREAWLKAGKPQRPGRLNDLRHIVYKSADAPWRRARRNLGLMMREGLLKENIDGEALIWAHNRLLGRPEQRRILMMISDGAPVDDSTLSVNPGNYLERHLRAVIEEIETRSPVELLAIGIGHDVTRYYRRAVTISDAEELAGAMTEQLAALFEDEGAMPTGRRRAAGRR, from the coding sequence ATGGCGCGCCCCGGAGACAATTCCGCCAAGGGGCAGCGCCCCAAGACGCCGGACCGCGAGCCTTTCCGCCGGGCCGTGGCAGGCTGCATGCGCGCCATCTCGGGCGATGCCGAGCTCGAGGTCACCTATGGCAACGAGCGGCCGGGCCTGACGGGCGAGCGTGCGCGCCTGCCCGAACTGCCCAAGCGCGCCGGCCAGACCGAGGTGGCCGTGGTGCGCGGCCTGTCCGACGCGATGGCCCTGCGCAAGGCGCGCCACGACGCGCGCATCCACGCCACGCTTTCGCCCGACGGGCGCGGCGCGCGGGCCGTGTTCGACGCGGTCGAGCAGGCGCGGTGCGAAGCGATCGGCGCCAACGCCATGCCGGGCGTTGCAGACAATCTGGCCTCCATGCTGGAGGACAAGTATCTTCGCACCAACCTCTCCGAGGTGACGGACCGCGCCGAGGCGCCACTGGAGGACGCCGTGGCGCTTCTGGTACGCGAGCACCTGACCGGGCGCCCCGTGCCGGCCAGCGCGCGGGCGATCGTCGATGTCTGGCGCGACTGGATCGACGAGAAGGCCGGCGCCAAGTTCGAGCGGCTGGGCGAGACGATCGAGGACCAGCGCCTCTTCGCGCGCGCGCTGCGCGACATGCTCGTCTCCATGGAGATGGCCGAGGAGTTGGCGGACGAGGCGGACGAATCCGACGAGGAGACGCCCGAGGAGGCCGGCGACAACCAGTCCCGCGACCAAGAGGACAGCGGCGCCGAGAAGGAAGCCGGCCAGGACGAGGCCGAGCCGCAGGAAGCCGAGGGCGAGGCCGAAAGCGAGGACGCCAGCGAGGCCGAGACCTCCGAGCAGACCAGCGACGAGCCGACCGAAGAGGAGGACGTCGATTCCGAGACGCCCGGCGAGTCGCGCCGGCCGAACCAAGCCCTGCCGCGCGACGTCGGAGACACCGACTATCAGGTGTTCGACGAGAGCTTCGACGAGACCGTGGGCGCCGAGGAGCTTTGCGACGAGGCCGAGCTCGACCGGCTGCGCTCCTTCCTCGACAAGCAGCTCGCCTCGCTTCAGGGCGCGGTCGGGCGGCTGGCCAACCGGCTGCAGCGCCGCCTCATGGCGCAGCAGAACCGTTCTTGGGACTTCGACCTCGAAGAGGGCTATCTCGACACCGCGCGCCTGACGCGCCTCGTCACCGATCCGCTGCAGCCGCTCTCCTTCAAGATGGAGCGCGACACCGACTTCCGCGACACGATCGTGACGCTCCTCATCGACAATTCCGGCTCGATGCGCGGGCGGCCGATCACGGTCGCCGCCACCTGCGCCGACATCCTGGCCCGCACGCTGGAGCGCTGCGGCGTGAAGGTCGAGGTGCTGGGTTTCACGACGCGGGCCTGGAAGGGCGGCCAGTCGCGCGAGGCGTGGCTGAAGGCCGGCAAGCCGCAGCGGCCGGGCCGGCTCAACGACTTGCGGCACATCGTCTATAAGTCGGCCGACGCGCCCTGGCGGCGTGCCCGGCGCAATCTCGGCCTGATGATGCGCGAAGGGCTGCTCAAGGAGAATATCGACGGCGAGGCGCTGATCTGGGCGCACAACCGCCTGCTCGGACGGCCGGAGCAGCGGCGTATCCTGATGATGATCTCGGACGGCGCGCCGGTGGACGATTCCACGCTCTCGGTGAACCCCGGCAATTATCTGGAGCGGCACCTGCGCGCGGTGATCGAAGAGATCGAGACCCGCTCGCCGGTGGAACTGCTCGCCATCGGCATCGGCCACGACGTGACGCGCTACTACCGCCGCGCCGTCACGATCTCGGACGCCGAGGAACTGGCCGGCGCGATGACCGAGCAGCTCGCCGCCCTGTTCGAGGACGAGGGGGCGATGCCGACCGGGCGACGGCGCGCCGCCGGCCGCAGGTGA
- a CDS encoding BolA family protein, translated as MTIQASIETKLREAFSPETLAVVNESHLHAGHHHGGSDHHGGFDGTGETHFRVRIVSQRFAGQSRVERHRAVNTALAVELAGGVHALAIEASAPGEPTRR; from the coding sequence ATGACCATCCAGGCCAGTATCGAAACCAAGCTGCGCGAGGCTTTCTCGCCCGAAACCCTGGCCGTGGTCAACGAGAGCCATCTCCATGCCGGCCATCACCACGGCGGAAGCGACCATCATGGCGGCTTCGACGGCACGGGCGAGACGCATTTCCGGGTGCGCATCGTGTCGCAGCGCTTCGCCGGCCAGAGCCGCGTCGAGCGCCACCGCGCGGTAAACACCGCGCTGGCCGTAGAGCTGGCCGGCGGCGTCCACGCGCTCGCCATCGAGGCGTCCGCCCCCGGCGAACCCACGCGCCGGTAA
- the cobS gene encoding cobaltochelatase subunit CobS, which yields MSAAELEVANLPDAMISVRETFGFESDLKVPGFSKFDPHVPEIDPDYLFDKQTTLAILAGFAKNRRVMVSGSHGTGKSTHIEQVAARLNWPCVRVNLDSHVSRIDLVGKDAITVREGKQVTEFRDGILPWAYQNNVALVFDEYDAGRPDVMFVIQRVLESSGRLTLLDQARVIRPHPAFRLFATANTVGLGDTTGLYHGTQQINQAQMDRWSIVTVLNYLPHDNEVGIVLAKAKHFQTDKGRGQVSKMVRVADLTRSAFRNGDLSTVMSPRTVITWAENAEIFGDIGFAFRLTFLNKCDDLERPLVAEFYQRAFGEDLPESAANLVLD from the coding sequence ATGAGTGCAGCGGAACTGGAAGTGGCGAACCTCCCCGACGCCATGATCTCCGTCCGCGAGACCTTCGGTTTCGAGAGCGACCTGAAGGTGCCCGGTTTCAGCAAGTTCGACCCGCACGTTCCCGAGATCGACCCGGACTACCTGTTCGACAAGCAGACGACGCTGGCGATCCTGGCGGGCTTCGCCAAGAACCGGCGCGTCATGGTCTCGGGCTCGCACGGCACGGGCAAGTCGACCCATATCGAGCAGGTGGCGGCGCGGCTGAACTGGCCCTGCGTGCGCGTCAACCTCGACAGCCACGTCTCGCGCATCGATCTCGTCGGCAAGGACGCGATCACGGTTCGCGAGGGCAAGCAGGTCACCGAGTTCCGCGACGGCATCCTGCCGTGGGCCTACCAGAACAATGTCGCGCTGGTGTTCGACGAATACGACGCCGGACGGCCGGACGTCATGTTCGTGATCCAGCGCGTTCTGGAATCCTCGGGCCGCCTGACGCTGCTCGATCAGGCGCGCGTCATCCGGCCGCACCCCGCATTCCGCCTCTTCGCCACCGCCAACACGGTGGGCCTCGGCGACACGACCGGCCTCTACCACGGCACGCAGCAGATCAATCAGGCGCAAATGGACCGCTGGTCCATCGTCACCGTCCTGAACTACCTGCCGCACGACAACGAGGTCGGCATCGTCCTGGCCAAGGCCAAGCATTTCCAGACCGATAAGGGTCGCGGGCAGGTCTCGAAGATGGTGCGCGTCGCCGATCTCACGCGCTCGGCCTTCCGCAACGGCGATCTCTCCACCGTGATGAGCCCGCGCACGGTCATCACCTGGGCCGAGAATGCCGAGATCTTCGGTGATATCGGCTTCGCCTTCCGGCTGACCTTCCTCAACAAGTGCGACGATCTGGAGCGGCCGCTCGTGGCCGAGTTCTACCAGCGCGCCTTCGGCGAGGACCTGCCGGAATCGGCCGCCAACCTGGTGCTCGACTGA
- a CDS encoding esterase-like activity of phytase family protein: protein MKRARLRAAAALLLLLPLGPAGAAAGPTNVTANPIPQFRIGSPETRFGQLDYLGGFSYRSSDRRLEGVSAIRMREGGQRFLAVTDTGFWFRGAIRRDGEGRPIGIEDAEMAPILDRLGRPSARKGDADAEGLALDGDHALVSFERDARIERFDADRPERGTPVPLPIPKRELRSNGGLETIAVSPRSSPLKGAAIIVAEQSVDAEGNLLAAILGLGTKGLFTVRKDAVWSATDGAFLANGDFLLLERRYEGFGRIGMRIRRIASEMIRPGALADGPVIMEADFGNEIDNMEGLDVWTNAAGETILSLVSDDNGSFFQRNLYLEFHLRESGEASLPNEGRTR from the coding sequence GTGAAGCGCGCGCGGCTTCGCGCCGCCGCGGCTCTTCTGCTTCTCCTGCCGCTCGGCCCCGCCGGCGCGGCGGCAGGGCCAACGAACGTCACGGCCAACCCGATCCCCCAGTTCCGCATCGGCTCGCCCGAGACGCGCTTCGGCCAACTCGATTATCTCGGCGGCTTCAGCTACCGCTCGAGCGACCGACGGCTGGAAGGCGTTTCGGCCATCCGAATGCGCGAGGGCGGGCAGCGCTTTCTCGCGGTCACCGACACCGGCTTCTGGTTTCGCGGCGCGATCCGGCGCGACGGGGAAGGCCGGCCGATCGGCATCGAGGATGCCGAGATGGCCCCGATCCTCGATCGTCTAGGCCGCCCTTCCGCGCGCAAGGGCGATGCCGACGCCGAAGGCCTGGCGCTGGACGGCGATCACGCCCTCGTTTCCTTCGAGCGTGACGCACGGATCGAGCGCTTCGACGCCGACCGCCCGGAGCGCGGCACGCCCGTTCCCCTGCCGATCCCGAAGCGCGAGCTGCGCTCCAATGGCGGGCTGGAGACGATCGCCGTCTCGCCCCGCTCCTCGCCCCTGAAGGGCGCGGCCATCATCGTGGCGGAACAGTCGGTCGATGCTGAAGGAAATCTCCTTGCGGCGATCCTGGGGCTGGGGACGAAGGGCCTGTTCACGGTGCGAAAGGACGCGGTCTGGTCGGCGACCGACGGCGCCTTCCTGGCGAATGGCGACTTCCTGCTCCTGGAGCGGCGCTACGAGGGCTTCGGGCGCATCGGCATGCGCATCAGGCGCATCGCGTCCGAAATGATCCGCCCTGGAGCGCTGGCGGACGGGCCGGTCATCATGGAAGCCGATTTCGGCAACGAGATCGACAATATGGAAGGGCTCGACGTCTGGACCAACGCGGCGGGCGAGACGATCCTCAGCCTCGTGTCGGACGACAACGGCTCATTCTTCCAGCGCAATCTCTACCTGGAATTTCACCTGCGCGAGAGCGGCGAGGCGAGCTTGCCGAATGAGGGCCGGACGCGCTGA
- a CDS encoding site-specific tyrosine recombinase XerD, producing the protein MSGGTLDGARIESFLEMMAVERGAAENTLQAYRRDLDHAREFVVGEGMSLCAATTEAIRHYIDQLDEEGFAPSSLSRRLSALRQFFKFLYAESIRPDDPTSPIEGARKARSLPKILSEAEVDALIGQAERDAADPKLSNAALARALRMHALVELLYATGLRVSELVSLPRAVLRSRQRLIVVRGKGNKERMVPVGERARDALQRFGAALKALPGAGGEGAPDSPWLFPALSESGHLTRQSFARDLKLLSLRAGIAPARVSPHVLRHAFASHLLQNGADLRAVQELLGHADIGTTQIYTHVLEERLMRLVTDHHPLSALAAEE; encoded by the coding sequence ATGAGCGGTGGCACGCTGGACGGAGCGCGGATCGAGAGCTTTCTGGAAATGATGGCGGTGGAACGGGGCGCGGCGGAGAACACGCTCCAGGCCTATCGCCGCGATCTCGACCACGCGCGCGAGTTCGTTGTGGGGGAGGGCATGAGCCTCTGCGCGGCCACCACGGAGGCGATTCGCCACTATATCGACCAGCTCGACGAGGAGGGTTTCGCGCCCTCCAGCTTGTCGCGCCGCCTCAGCGCGCTGCGCCAGTTCTTCAAGTTTCTCTATGCCGAGAGCATCCGGCCGGACGACCCGACCTCGCCGATCGAGGGCGCGCGCAAGGCGAGAAGCTTGCCCAAGATCCTGTCCGAGGCGGAGGTCGACGCTCTGATCGGCCAGGCGGAGCGGGACGCGGCCGATCCCAAGCTCAGCAACGCAGCGCTCGCGCGGGCGCTGCGCATGCATGCGCTGGTGGAGCTTCTCTACGCCACGGGGCTTCGCGTGTCCGAGCTCGTGTCGCTGCCGCGCGCCGTCCTGCGCTCGCGCCAGCGGCTGATCGTGGTGCGCGGCAAGGGCAACAAGGAGCGCATGGTGCCCGTCGGCGAGCGGGCGCGCGATGCGCTCCAGCGCTTCGGCGCGGCCTTGAAGGCGCTGCCGGGCGCCGGGGGGGAGGGGGCGCCGGACAGTCCCTGGCTGTTTCCGGCCTTGTCGGAAAGCGGCCACCTGACGCGCCAGAGCTTCGCCAGGGACCTGAAGCTCCTGTCGCTCCGCGCCGGCATCGCCCCGGCCCGCGTCTCGCCGCATGTGCTGCGCCACGCCTTCGCCAGCCATCTCCTGCAGAACGGGGCCGATCTGCGCGCCGTGCAGGAGCTTCTGGGCCATGCCGACATCGGCACGACGCAGATCTACACCCATGTTCTGGAAGAGCGCCTGATGCGCCTCGTCACCGACCACCACCCGCTCTCGGCCCTGGCGGCGGAGGAATAG
- a CDS encoding YoaK family protein: MRTRLRRRNRLRFAAGLLFAASLSFLAGLTDVVGFILAGDFVSFMSGNTTRLAIALSTGDGSGVLRLALVVATFVAGNAFGVLFMRWTKGSQPALLSLVGILALVPLLFGEPSHGVTALVFAMGALNAALEEVEGQPLGVTYVSGALSRFGRGLGRFLIGHHARGWWVQIVPWVGMVAGALTGALLTHRWGGAAVFAVAGLALILALVGFLVPPGWRRVWLARKPFRRKAEPRGANAASEPI; encoded by the coding sequence ATGCGCACGCGGCTTCGCCGGCGCAACCGGCTTCGCTTCGCCGCCGGGCTCCTGTTCGCGGCGAGCCTCAGCTTCCTGGCGGGGCTGACCGACGTCGTCGGCTTCATCCTGGCCGGCGACTTCGTGTCCTTCATGAGCGGCAACACGACGCGGCTCGCCATCGCCCTCTCGACCGGCGACGGCTCGGGCGTCCTGCGCCTGGCGCTCGTGGTTGCGACTTTCGTGGCCGGCAATGCATTCGGCGTTCTGTTCATGCGCTGGACCAAAGGCAGCCAGCCGGCGCTTCTCTCGCTCGTCGGCATCCTGGCGCTGGTGCCGCTTCTGTTCGGCGAGCCCTCGCACGGCGTCACCGCGCTGGTCTTCGCCATGGGCGCGCTCAACGCGGCCCTCGAAGAGGTTGAGGGGCAGCCACTCGGCGTGACCTATGTGTCCGGCGCCCTGTCGCGCTTTGGCCGGGGGCTCGGGCGCTTTCTGATCGGGCACCACGCGAGGGGATGGTGGGTGCAGATCGTGCCCTGGGTCGGCATGGTGGCGGGCGCGCTCACCGGCGCGCTTCTCACCCATCGCTGGGGCGGGGCGGCGGTGTTCGCCGTGGCGGGGCTCGCCTTGATCCTCGCACTCGTCGGCTTTCTCGTGCCGCCGGGCTGGCGCCGCGTCTGGCTCGCCCGCAAGCCGTTCCGTCGCAAGGCCGAGCCGCGCGGGGCGAACGCGGCGAGCGAGCCGATCTAG
- a CDS encoding acetyl-CoA carboxylase carboxyltransferase subunit alpha: MHNYLDFEKPVADLDSQIIELKKIGSGEDSLDVSEDIQRLEKRSSDALVELYRKLTPWQKTQVARHPDRPHCVDYIGKLISDFTPLAGDRYFAEDYAVIAGFGRFRGRSVAVIGQEKGADTQTRLKHNFGMARPEGYRKAVRVMEMAERFGIPVLTLVDTAGAYPGIGAEERGQAEAIARSTETCLRLEVPLVSLIIGEGGSGGAIAIAAANRVLMLEHAIYSVISPEAGASILWRDAARAKDVAQAMKITAQDLKGFGVIDEIVSEPLGGAHRDKDVAIETAADRIEVALTELSQLDGPALRRERREKFLAIGRDLKV; this comes from the coding sequence ATGCACAATTATCTCGACTTCGAAAAACCCGTCGCCGATCTCGACAGCCAGATCATCGAACTCAAGAAGATCGGCTCGGGCGAGGACAGTCTCGACGTTTCGGAGGACATCCAGCGTCTGGAAAAGCGCTCGTCCGACGCGCTGGTCGAGCTCTATCGCAAGCTGACGCCCTGGCAGAAGACGCAGGTCGCCCGCCATCCCGACCGGCCCCATTGCGTGGACTATATCGGCAAGCTCATCTCCGACTTCACGCCGCTGGCGGGCGATCGGTACTTTGCCGAGGACTATGCGGTGATCGCCGGCTTCGGCCGCTTTCGCGGCCGCTCGGTCGCGGTGATCGGGCAGGAAAAGGGCGCGGACACGCAGACCCGCCTCAAGCACAATTTCGGCATGGCGCGGCCCGAGGGCTACCGCAAGGCCGTGCGCGTCATGGAAATGGCGGAGCGTTTCGGCATCCCGGTCCTGACCCTCGTGGACACGGCCGGCGCCTATCCCGGCATCGGCGCCGAGGAACGCGGCCAGGCCGAGGCCATCGCCCGCTCCACCGAGACCTGCCTTCGCCTCGAGGTGCCGCTGGTCTCGCTGATCATCGGCGAGGGCGGCTCGGGCGGCGCCATCGCGATCGCCGCCGCCAACCGCGTCCTGATGCTGGAGCACGCAATCTACAGCGTCATCTCGCCGGAGGCGGGCGCGTCCATCCTCTGGCGCGACGCCGCGCGCGCCAAGGACGTGGCCCAGGCCATGAAGATCACCGCGCAGGACCTCAAGGGTTTCGGCGTGATCGACGAGATCGTCTCGGAACCGCTGGGCGGGGCGCATCGCGACAAGGACGTGGCGATCGAAACGGCGGCCGACCGGATCGAGGTCGCGCTGACCGAGCTCTCTCAGCTGGACGGACCGGCGCTGCGCCGCGAGCGCCGCGAGAAGTTCCTCGCCATCGGCCGCGACCTCAAGGTCTGA
- the aroB gene encoding 3-dehydroquinate synthase — protein sequence MTDETRQSVRVELGERSYDILIGSSLLAEAGAEIARRLPGARLLIVADERVDDLHGEALRASLDRAGLGHATMRLPSGEPTKSFRHFEAVVDRILEERLERGDVVAAFGGGVVGDLAGFAAGVARRGMRFVQVPTSLLAQVDSSVGGKTGINSPRGKNLVGVFHQPALVIADTDVLETLIPREFAAGYAEVVKYGLIDRPDFFHWLEEKRGAIFAGGPERAEAIAASCRAKAEVVAGDEREDGARALLNLGHTFGHALESVARYDAERLVHGEAVSIGMALAHRFSVRQGLCPGQDAERAVAHLRSAGLPTRIQDIPGPAFGPDALMGKIAQDKKVVRGALTFILTRGIGRSFVARDVDPAEVARFLEAELAA from the coding sequence ATGACCGACGAGACCCGCCAGAGCGTTCGCGTCGAACTGGGCGAGCGGTCCTACGACATCCTGATCGGCTCGAGCCTCCTGGCCGAGGCGGGCGCCGAGATCGCCCGCCGCCTGCCCGGCGCGCGGCTCCTGATCGTGGCCGACGAGCGGGTGGACGATCTGCATGGCGAGGCGCTGCGCGCCTCTCTCGACCGCGCCGGCCTCGGCCACGCCACGATGCGCCTGCCCTCGGGCGAGCCCACCAAGAGCTTCCGCCATTTCGAGGCGGTGGTGGACCGCATCCTGGAAGAGCGGCTGGAGCGGGGCGACGTCGTGGCCGCGTTCGGCGGCGGCGTGGTGGGCGATCTGGCGGGCTTTGCGGCCGGCGTCGCGCGGCGCGGCATGCGCTTCGTGCAGGTGCCGACTTCGCTTCTGGCTCAGGTCGATTCCTCCGTCGGCGGCAAGACCGGCATCAACTCCCCGCGCGGCAAGAATCTCGTCGGCGTGTTCCACCAGCCGGCGCTGGTGATCGCCGACACCGACGTTCTGGAAACGCTGATCCCGCGCGAGTTCGCCGCCGGCTATGCCGAGGTGGTGAAATACGGCCTGATCGACCGGCCGGACTTCTTCCACTGGCTGGAGGAGAAGCGCGGCGCGATCTTCGCCGGCGGGCCGGAGCGGGCCGAGGCGATCGCCGCGAGCTGCCGCGCCAAGGCCGAGGTCGTGGCCGGCGACGAGCGGGAGGACGGCGCCCGGGCTCTGCTCAATCTCGGCCACACGTTCGGCCATGCCTTGGAATCGGTGGCGCGCTACGATGCCGAGCGGCTGGTGCATGGCGAGGCCGTGTCGATCGGCATGGCGCTCGCGCATCGCTTTTCCGTGCGCCAGGGCCTCTGCCCCGGCCAGGATGCCGAGCGGGCCGTGGCGCATCTGCGCTCCGCCGGCCTGCCGACCCGCATTCAGGACATTCCCGGCCCCGCCTTCGGGCCGGACGCGCTGATGGGCAAGATTGCGCAGGACAAGAAGGTCGTGCGCGGCGCGCTGACCTTCATCCTGACGCGCGGCATCGGCCGCTCCTTCGTGGCGCGCGACGTCGACCCCGCCGAGGTCGCCCGCTTCCTGGAAGCGGAACTCGCAGCTTAA
- a CDS encoding J domain-containing protein: MTLDNKLFDQIRVKPAGKKAAEKVRAPECMWEGCDQPGTHKAPRGRDHEGQYLNFCVDHVRLYNKSYNYFSGLGDDDIQKYLKDSLTGHRPTTPMGTNSSAGPRAASAMPSTRPSGRPRRFNAKVQDRFNLFEEAGAGAAKAPVAPARKPRTLETKALETLGVPHNAGAEAIRVQYKALVKQYHPDSNAGDRSSEDRLREVIQAYKLLKQSGFC; the protein is encoded by the coding sequence ATGACACTCGACAACAAACTCTTCGACCAGATTCGCGTCAAACCCGCCGGCAAGAAGGCTGCCGAGAAGGTTCGCGCGCCCGAATGCATGTGGGAGGGCTGCGACCAGCCCGGCACCCACAAGGCGCCGCGCGGGCGCGACCACGAGGGCCAGTACCTCAATTTTTGCGTCGATCACGTGCGGCTCTACAACAAGTCCTACAACTACTTTTCGGGTCTCGGCGACGACGACATCCAGAAGTATCTGAAGGACTCGCTGACCGGCCACCGGCCGACCACCCCGATGGGCACCAACAGCTCGGCCGGCCCGCGCGCGGCCTCGGCCATGCCCTCCACCAGGCCGAGCGGGCGCCCACGCCGCTTCAATGCCAAGGTGCAGGACCGGTTCAACCTGTTCGAAGAGGCCGGGGCCGGCGCTGCCAAGGCGCCGGTGGCGCCCGCGCGCAAGCCGCGCACGCTGGAGACCAAGGCGCTGGAGACCTTGGGCGTGCCGCACAATGCCGGCGCCGAGGCGATCCGCGTCCAGTACAAAGCGCTGGTGAAGCAGTACCACCCCGATTCCAACGCCGGCGACCGAAGCTCGGAAGACCGCCTGCGCGAAGTGATTCAGGCCTACAAGCTTTTGAAGCAGTCGGGCTTCTGTTAA
- a CDS encoding shikimate kinase, giving the protein MTGADHEPLHHDAVARLNGRSVVLVGLMGAGKTTVGKRLAALLDLPFADTDQEIEEAARMSVAELFAAYGEPEFRALEARVVARLTEGAPRVIATGGGAFMNEDTRRILKERSITVWLKADLDTLMERVLKRPTRPLLKTADPRATMKSLMDVRYPVYRTADIHIHSRNGKRDTIAREIIQSLMRRPGHRPDQRKPGQKKAAS; this is encoded by the coding sequence ATGACCGGTGCCGACCACGAGCCTTTGCATCATGACGCCGTCGCCCGGTTGAACGGGCGCTCGGTGGTGCTCGTCGGCCTCATGGGCGCGGGCAAGACCACAGTCGGCAAGCGGCTGGCCGCGCTGCTCGACCTGCCCTTCGCCGACACCGACCAGGAAATCGAGGAAGCGGCGCGCATGAGCGTGGCCGAGCTCTTCGCCGCCTATGGCGAGCCGGAGTTCCGCGCGCTGGAAGCGCGGGTTGTCGCGCGGCTGACGGAAGGCGCGCCGCGCGTCATCGCCACCGGCGGCGGCGCCTTCATGAACGAGGACACGCGGCGCATCCTGAAGGAGCGCTCGATCACGGTCTGGCTCAAGGCCGATCTCGACACGCTGATGGAGCGCGTTCTCAAGCGCCCGACGCGCCCGCTCCTGAAGACGGCCGATCCGCGCGCCACAATGAAGAGCCTGATGGACGTGCGCTATCCCGTTTATCGCACGGCCGACATCCACATCCACTCCCGCAACGGAAAGCGCGACACGATCGCGCGCGAGATCATCCAGTCGCTCATGCGCCGACCGGGCCACAGGCCGGACCAGCGCAAGCCCGGACAGAAGAAAGCCGCGTCATGA
- a CDS encoding L,D-transpeptidase family protein, giving the protein MSARRRLAAATLLAGTLMVLAGCQGGADFGDLMGADAPLPPSLVKLIRVNQMGENSAIMVRIYKEESELEVWKQKSDGSFALLKTYPICAWSGKLGPKRKEGDRQAPEGFYSVTPGHLNPNSNYHLAFDMGYPNAYDRANGSTGQNLMVHGSCNSSGCYAMDNWQMEELYALARHAFQGGQRSIQFQALPFRMTPKNMARHKNSEHYAFWKMLKEGTDRFELTKKPVAVATCEKRYVFDATLSDGRVLDPDGTCPAVAEPAELVAKRQADDELEKQIASTLAPEEFATTPNLVYKTGSPISAEAYAAEQHRREGFDRDGKPIATAKSSMFKALLQKRNVSDASRDK; this is encoded by the coding sequence ATGTCCGCACGCCGCCGCCTTGCTGCAGCAACTCTCCTCGCCGGCACGCTCATGGTGCTGGCCGGTTGCCAGGGCGGCGCCGACTTCGGCGATCTCATGGGCGCCGACGCGCCGCTGCCGCCCAGCCTCGTCAAGCTGATCCGCGTCAACCAGATGGGCGAGAACTCCGCTATCATGGTGCGGATCTACAAGGAGGAATCCGAGCTCGAGGTCTGGAAGCAGAAGAGCGACGGCAGCTTCGCCCTGCTGAAGACCTATCCGATCTGCGCCTGGTCGGGAAAGCTCGGCCCCAAGCGTAAAGAGGGCGACCGGCAGGCGCCCGAGGGCTTCTATTCCGTCACGCCCGGCCATCTCAACCCGAACTCGAACTACCATCTCGCCTTCGACATGGGCTATCCCAACGCCTATGACCGGGCCAACGGCTCCACCGGCCAGAACCTGATGGTGCATGGCTCCTGCAATTCGTCCGGCTGCTACGCCATGGACAATTGGCAGATGGAGGAGCTCTACGCGCTCGCCCGCCATGCCTTCCAGGGCGGCCAGCGGTCGATCCAGTTCCAGGCGCTGCCCTTCCGCATGACGCCCAAGAACATGGCGCGTCACAAGAATTCCGAGCACTACGCCTTCTGGAAGATGCTGAAGGAAGGCACGGACCGGTTCGAACTGACCAAGAAGCCCGTCGCCGTCGCCACCTGCGAGAAGCGCTACGTCTTCGACGCCACTTTGAGCGACGGCCGCGTGCTCGATCCCGACGGCACCTGCCCCGCCGTGGCCGAGCCCGCCGAGCTGGTCGCCAAGCGCCAAGCCGACGACGAACTGGAAAAGCAGATCGCTTCGACGCTCGCCCCGGAAGAGTTCGCGACGACGCCGAATCTGGTCTACAAGACCGGCTCGCCGATCTCCGCCGAGGCCTACGCCGCCGAGCAGCACCGCCGCGAAGGCTTCGACCGCGACGGCAAGCCGATCGCCACCGCCAAGAGCTCGATGTTCAAAGCCCTGCTCCAGAAGCGCAACGTCTCGGACGCCTCGCGGGACAAGTAG